A single region of the Rhodococcus sp. W8901 genome encodes:
- a CDS encoding Nif3-like dinuclear metal center hexameric protein, whose amino-acid sequence MTTPTTTPTLAEVIAALETAYPPALAESWDSVGLVAGDPADEVRKVVVAVDATAAVVDEALATGAQLLLVHHPLLLRGVDTVGAHTPKGALLHRLIRGGCALYSAHTNADRADPGVSDALAGALGLVDTRPLVPIPDTVTDKWVVMVPTTDTGRVRDALFAAGAGELGDYRECSWTATGDGQFRPLAGANPTLGTVGEVEAVREDRVEVIAPRSARTRVLRALRAAHPYEEPAFDVFETVDFPGSRGLGRVGELPRPQTLREFTERVAAALPRTEWGVRAAGDPDRIVRTVAVCGGSGDSLLDTVTGLGVDAYVTADLRHHPADEHLRQGGPALVDVAHWASEQPWCAQAKGVLDERFSDVDGWEVRVTELRTDPWTVACH is encoded by the coding sequence ATGACAACCCCGACGACGACCCCGACGCTGGCCGAGGTGATCGCGGCCCTCGAGACGGCCTACCCGCCGGCCCTCGCCGAGTCGTGGGACTCGGTCGGCCTGGTGGCCGGCGACCCCGCCGACGAGGTCCGCAAGGTGGTCGTCGCCGTCGACGCGACCGCCGCGGTCGTGGACGAGGCGCTGGCGACCGGTGCACAACTGCTGCTGGTGCACCACCCGCTGTTGCTGCGCGGCGTCGACACCGTCGGCGCGCACACGCCGAAGGGGGCGCTGCTGCACCGGCTGATCCGCGGCGGATGCGCGCTGTACAGCGCGCACACCAACGCCGACCGCGCCGATCCGGGCGTGTCCGACGCGCTCGCGGGCGCGCTGGGCCTCGTGGACACGCGCCCGCTGGTCCCGATCCCCGACACGGTGACCGACAAGTGGGTGGTGATGGTCCCCACGACCGACACGGGCCGAGTGCGCGACGCACTGTTCGCGGCCGGCGCCGGCGAGCTCGGTGACTACCGCGAGTGCAGTTGGACGGCGACCGGCGACGGACAGTTCCGGCCGCTCGCCGGCGCCAACCCGACGCTGGGCACCGTCGGCGAGGTGGAGGCGGTGCGCGAGGACCGCGTCGAGGTGATCGCGCCGCGCTCGGCCCGAACACGCGTGCTGCGCGCCCTGCGGGCGGCGCACCCGTACGAGGAGCCCGCGTTCGACGTGTTCGAGACCGTCGACTTCCCCGGCAGCCGGGGCCTCGGCCGGGTCGGGGAGCTGCCGCGGCCGCAGACGCTGCGCGAGTTCACCGAACGGGTCGCGGCGGCGCTGCCGCGCACCGAATGGGGTGTTCGCGCAGCCGGAGATCCGGACCGGATCGTCCGCACTGTCGCGGTCTGCGGGGGCTCGGGCGACTCGCTGCTCGACACCGTGACCGGCCTCGGCGTCGACGCCTATGTGACCGCGGACCTGCGTCACCACCCCGCCGACGAGCATCTGCGGCAGGGCGGGCCGGCGCTCGTGGACGTGGCGCACTGGGCCAGCGAACAACCGTGGTGCGCACAGGCGAAGGGCGTGCTCGACGAGCGGTTCTCGGACGTCGACGGCTGGGAGGTGCGGGTGACGGAACTGCGCACCGACCCGTGGACCGTCGCGTGCCACTGA
- the cobC gene encoding Rv2231c family pyridoxal phosphate-dependent protein CobC yields MEFGSGSAADTLAALRHHGDAETGPGLLDFAVNVQGDGPPEWLRRRLADALAGLGRYPAADADRCAREQVAVRHGRTPEEVLPLAGGAEGFAMLPRLGVRKAALIHPSFTEPELALREAGVPVTHVTLEAPYRLDPAAVPDSADLVVLGNPTNPTSVLHAADDVLALRRPGRILVVDEAFMDSVPGETESVAGLSLPDVLVLRSLTKTWALAGLRCGYALGHPDVLARMQHGRAHWPVGSLQLEAITACSEPAAVEQAGEMANRIAADRGDMAALLRDAGVDVHLPASAPFLLLRLPDGERARAHLRERGIAVRRCDTFPGLGPDFLRVAVRPRGKAEQLIAAMSELTREMP; encoded by the coding sequence ATGGAATTCGGATCGGGATCGGCGGCGGACACTCTCGCGGCCCTGCGGCACCACGGCGACGCCGAGACCGGCCCCGGACTGCTCGACTTCGCGGTGAACGTGCAGGGAGACGGGCCGCCGGAGTGGTTGCGGCGCAGGCTTGCCGACGCCCTGGCGGGCCTGGGCAGGTATCCGGCCGCCGACGCCGACCGGTGCGCCCGCGAACAGGTGGCCGTCCGGCACGGCCGGACGCCGGAGGAGGTGCTGCCACTGGCCGGCGGCGCCGAGGGGTTCGCGATGCTGCCGCGGCTCGGGGTGCGCAAGGCGGCGCTGATCCATCCGTCGTTCACCGAGCCCGAACTCGCACTGCGCGAGGCCGGCGTCCCGGTGACGCACGTGACCCTGGAGGCGCCGTACCGCCTCGATCCCGCCGCCGTGCCGGACTCCGCCGATCTCGTGGTGCTCGGCAACCCCACCAACCCGACGTCGGTGCTGCACGCGGCGGATGACGTCCTCGCGCTGCGCCGGCCCGGCCGGATCCTCGTCGTCGACGAGGCGTTCATGGACTCGGTCCCGGGGGAGACCGAGTCGGTAGCCGGCCTCTCGCTGCCCGACGTCCTGGTGCTGCGGAGCCTGACGAAGACGTGGGCGCTGGCCGGGCTGCGGTGCGGCTACGCGCTGGGCCACCCGGACGTGCTGGCGCGGATGCAGCACGGGCGCGCGCACTGGCCGGTGGGCAGCCTGCAACTCGAGGCGATCACCGCGTGCAGCGAACCCGCCGCCGTCGAGCAGGCCGGGGAGATGGCGAACCGGATCGCCGCCGACCGCGGCGACATGGCCGCGCTGCTCCGCGACGCCGGGGTGGACGTCCACCTGCCGGCGTCGGCGCCGTTCCTGCTGCTGCGTCTGCCGGACGGCGAGCGTGCGCGCGCCCACCTGCGCGAGCGGGGGATCGCGGTCCGCCGCTGCGACACCTTCCCGGGCCTGGGCCCGGACTTCCTGCGCGTCGCGGTCCGGCCGCGCGGGAAGGCCGAGCAACTTATCGCCGCCATGAGTGAACTGACGAGGGAGATGCCGTGA
- a CDS encoding HAD hydrolase-like protein: MTLSSSSPGLASTPTTIAPVILFDLDGTLTDSALGIHNGFRHALAAVGGPEPTAEMLATVIGPPLMDSMRGMGLDADTTAAALAAYFERYDAIGWSENEVYEGIEPMLTAARGTGARLAVATSKTEKFAIRILEHFGLADYFEVIGGASSDGSRRAKADVVEHVLGGLGLPATVGGTADVVMIGDREHDVHGAGHWGIPTVFVEWGYGTADEAAAARWTAPTVAHLERILTRAG, translated from the coding sequence GTGACACTTTCCTCTTCCTCCCCCGGCCTCGCCTCGACACCCACGACGATCGCCCCGGTCATTCTGTTCGACCTCGACGGCACCCTCACCGACTCCGCGCTCGGCATCCACAACGGCTTCCGGCACGCCCTCGCCGCGGTCGGCGGTCCCGAGCCCACCGCGGAGATGCTGGCGACGGTAATCGGCCCGCCGCTGATGGACTCGATGCGCGGGATGGGACTCGACGCCGACACCACCGCGGCGGCGCTGGCCGCGTACTTCGAGCGGTACGACGCGATCGGCTGGTCGGAGAACGAGGTGTACGAGGGCATCGAGCCGATGCTGACGGCCGCCCGGGGCACCGGCGCCCGCCTCGCGGTCGCGACGTCGAAGACCGAGAAGTTCGCGATCCGGATCCTCGAGCACTTCGGCCTCGCCGACTACTTCGAGGTGATCGGCGGGGCCAGCAGCGACGGGTCGCGCCGCGCGAAGGCCGACGTCGTCGAGCACGTCCTCGGCGGGCTGGGCCTGCCGGCGACCGTGGGCGGCACCGCCGACGTCGTGATGATCGGCGACCGCGAGCACGACGTGCACGGCGCGGGGCACTGGGGCATCCCGACGGTGTTCGTCGAGTGGGGCTACGGCACGGCAGACGAGGCGGCCGCCGCCCGCTGGACGGCGCCCACCGTCGCGCAT